The Rhododendron vialii isolate Sample 1 chromosome 8a, ASM3025357v1 genome has a window encoding:
- the LOC131298726 gene encoding uncharacterized protein LOC131298726 encodes MCTYHKERGHYTTQCPPFKRYLEELAAVGHLNQWIDVRRNPLPPPPPIIGNLVSVIQGLVSEGRAAELRSKIDRAVASLSVCNVSALVKRKWEDPSFGSTITFSSDDLKSVQLPHTDALVVTIAIETSTVQRVLIDQGSLADVLFYSTFQSLGLSPAQLRTASTPLVSFTGAPVWPLGLITLLVRAGSRVLDIEYCGGRFSQSIHSAELGCTR; translated from the coding sequence ATGTGCACGTATCACAAGGAGCGCGGCCACTACACTACGCAATGCCCACCTTTCAAACGATATCTAGAGGAGCTAGCGGCAGTTGGACATCTGAATCAGTGGATCGACGTTCGGCGAAAtccacttccaccacctccCCCTATTATCGGCAATCTTGTAAGCGTTATACAAGGGTTGGTTTCCGAAGGAAGGGCGGCCGAGCTTCGTTCAAAAATTGACAGAGCCGTCGCCTCTTTATCCGTTTGCAATGTTAGTGCTTTGGTCAAGCGAAAATGGGAGGATCCGAGCTTCGGCAGCACTATTACTTTTTCATCTGACGACTTGAAAAGTGTGCAACTCCCTCATACGGACGCCCTCGTTGTCACTATTGCTATTGAAACGTCAACCGTTCAACGGGTATTGATAGACCAAGGAAGCTTGGCAGACGTATTGTTTTATTCAACGTTTCAGAGCCTCGGATTATCTCCCGCTCAACTTCGAACAGCGTCTACTCCCCTCGTCAGTTTTACTGGAGCCCCGGTTTGGCCGCTCGGCTTGATCACTCTCCTTGTGCGAGCTGGATCACGGGTTCTTGACATCGAATATTGTGGTGGTCGCTTCTCCCAGTCCATACACTCGGCCGAACTTGGTTGCACGAGATGA